The DNA segment GAGACTATATTTAATGGACTCGATGTCGATGGTTTATTCCTTGAATTTGATGATGAGCGCTCTGGCAGCTTTGAGCCACTCCGCCACGTCAAACGTTCAAATTTGCAAATCGTTCTCGGTGTCATAACGTCTAAGTTTGGAGAACTTGAAGATGCAGATGCAATTAAGAAGAGAATTAATGAAGCTTCTGAATACGTTGATCTCAACCAATTGTGCTTAAGCCCACAATGCGGATTTGCCTCCACAGAGGAAGGAAATTTAATAACGGAGGAGGAGCAATGGGAAAAGCTTAAACATGTTATTACGATCTCTAAGGATGTATGGAAGTAAGTTCTCTAATACATGGAAGCCAATACCTGAGTTAACGGTGCGAATGAAGGCCTTAAAAGAGCGGGAAGATTTCACATATGATCCTCTCCCTCTTTTTTAATAAAAACTATATATGTATGTATTTAATTAAGAAGGGATGATAAAAGATGAAAAGATCATTAGAACAGCGTTTGCAGGACGGACCAGTGATTTGCGGGGAAGGATATTTATTTGAATTAGAGCGGCGAGGATATTTACAAGCAGGGTCATTCGTACCTGAGGTTGCACTAGATAATCCACAAGCATTAAAACAGACCTATCGTGATTATATGTTGGCTGGATCTGATGTCGTTTTAGCTTTTACATACAATGCGCACCGTGAAAAAATGCGCATTATAGGCAAGGAGGACCTGTTGGAACCATTGAACCGACAAGCGATTCGTCTAGCTAAGGACGTAGCAAAAGAACACCCGGAAGAAGAAGCGCTAGTAGCTGGTAACATTTCAAACACAAACTTGTTTAACCCTAAAGACCCACAGTCGATTGCAAGTGTGCGTAGCATGTTTGCTGAAATGGTCGGATGGTGCAAAGATGAAGGTGTGGACTTTGTAAATGGGGAAACCTTCTATTATTATGAAGAAGCAAAAATCGCTTTGGAGGAAATCACTAAACAAGGACTACCTGCTGTGATCACTTTTGGTCTGATGGGAGAAAATATCCTACGCGATGGATACACTGTTGAAGAAGCGTGCCGTTTGTTAGAAGAGGAAGGAGCGCTGGTTGTCGGAATGAACTGTTTTCGCGGACCGGTAACAATGCAGCCGTATGTAGAAAAAATCCGTCAAACGGTCGATGGTTATGTTGGAGCATTGCCGATTCCTTACCGAACATCGGAGGATCACCCTACCTTCTTCAATTTGCCTGACGGAGGCTGTTCTTGCAGTCTTCCAACCGATACAACCTTCCCAACGTCACTGGATCCACTCTATTGTAACCGTTATGAGTTAGCCAAGTGGGCAAAAGCAGCTCATGACATCGGCGTGAACTATATTGGCTTGTGTTGTGGAGCTTCCCCTAG comes from the Halobacillus shinanisalinarum genome and includes:
- a CDS encoding homocysteine S-methyltransferase family protein, with the translated sequence MKRSLEQRLQDGPVICGEGYLFELERRGYLQAGSFVPEVALDNPQALKQTYRDYMLAGSDVVLAFTYNAHREKMRIIGKEDLLEPLNRQAIRLAKDVAKEHPEEEALVAGNISNTNLFNPKDPQSIASVRSMFAEMVGWCKDEGVDFVNGETFYYYEEAKIALEEITKQGLPAVITFGLMGENILRDGYTVEEACRLLEEEGALVVGMNCFRGPVTMQPYVEKIRQTVDGYVGALPIPYRTSEDHPTFFNLPDGGCSCSLPTDTTFPTSLDPLYCNRYELAKWAKAAHDIGVNYIGLCCGASPSMLREVVETVGRRAINSTYSPDMEKHFLFGTDDTLQPHITSYKVKA